From the Lampris incognitus isolate fLamInc1 chromosome 6, fLamInc1.hap2, whole genome shotgun sequence genome, one window contains:
- the ska1 gene encoding spindle and kinetochore-associated protein 1, protein MSEFEDITRHINDKILSLQRMLDLAVAPQNRLQKLGQEIRSIEGLLYEFEKCVDRRKDQLKHLKELERSFQMDFEAVQHLNDNIPIHMPRRKLPEIENKPATSNDGPVEMPPVQQRKVNKTDKNHIKEMEPITMPEFEGIPQYMKGRVTYDQLNAAVHIINAAVTAKYKIVHHHAKGLNNSARVLKQRFKDEETKDTKGHFFVVEDDIHNFTQTKVDKRFQAMLNMLRHCQRLRELRGGGLTRYVLV, encoded by the exons ATGAGTGAGTTTGAGGATATCACCCGCCACATAAATGATAAGATATTATCCTTACAACGCATGCTGGATCTAGCAG TGGCACCTCAAAACAGACTTCAGAAACTTGGACAAGAAATCCGTAGCATAGAGGGACTACTATATGAGTTTGAAAAATGTGTGGACCGTCGGAAGGACCAGCTAAAACACCTGAAG GAATTGGAGAGGTCATTCCAGATGGATTTTGAGGCTGTTCAGCACCTTAACGACAACATACCCATACATATGCCCAGGAGAAAACTGCCTGAAAT TGAAAATAAACCTGCAACGAGTAACGATGGGCCAGTGGAGATGCCCCCTGTCCAGCAGAGGAAAGTCAATAAGACCGACAAGAACCACATCAAAGAGATGGAGCCAATCACCATGCCAGAGTTTGAGGGCATCCCTCA GTACATGAAAGGACGTGTGACCTATGATCAGTTGAATGCTGCCGTGCATATTATTAACGCAGCGGTAACGGCGAAGTACAAAATCGTTCATCATCATGCTAAGGGCCTGAACAACAGTGCACGCGTACTTAAGCAGCGCTTCAAGGATGAGGAGACAAAAGATACTAAAG GACATTTTTTTGTGGTGGAGGACGACATTCACAATTTCACTCAGACAAAGGTGGACAAACGTTTCCAGGCGATGCTGAATATGCTACGACACTGCCAACGCCTGCGTGAGCTACGGGGGGGAGGTCTCACTCGCTATGTGTTGGTTTGA